From Cyprinus carpio isolate SPL01 chromosome A18, ASM1834038v1, whole genome shotgun sequence:
AGAACTAGAGCTTCTTTTTGAGGAATGACACACCAGACTTTCTGCCAGGGCTTGTTCTTCTCGCAGTACTGCAGGAAGCCACACATGATACTGTTGCCCGAGAACTGACCAGCTTCAATCTGTGAGGAGAAGGAAGTGAAGTTTAGCACAGTAGTATAAATGCTTCATCACTCCTGTATGAGATGGCAGCGTGAATTTCATGAAGCCTGTCAAGCCTGTCCGGGTCATATTTCACTTCAACATGAAAAGAAATTCTTTTCCCAAAGAATCCTAAggatatacatgtatatatgtgtgtgtgtgtgtgtgtgtgtgtgtatttacaatgtATCTTCATTATATATTGGTTTTGTTATAATTATCTTACTTATGATTCATTTACAATTCCAATATtcagataaaaattaaaaactaaatagtaAAACATGCAGACACATTccagaaatgagaaaaaaaaagagaataatatGCTTaaataaacatggaaaaaaaaaaatggtccaaGCATTGCCCTAATTTATACTATAGagtaaaaattgtaaatactGTAAAGTATGTATGCTTCATTAAAGTATTTGTTAAACTGCTTATTTCAATAATCAAATATCTAATCAAATAATATTGTAATGACAATCATCCtgttaataacaaataacaatgacaaaactaaaatatatggATTCAATAACAAGGCTTCATTTAATTTAtggaaaatgtaatttactatttttattgtaattgtgatGTGAAATATGAATCTGACATTCACTGAaagtgaataataattaaaaaaaaaaagccaaagaaCAGGGTAAGTTTCAGTTTTTCAGTAATTATGATAAGTAAGAGCATTTCATCAAGAGTCAGTTTGCTTCCATGATACACAAAGTGACAATTTAGAACAGGGAACAAGCAAAACTATTACttcacaaatgtatttaaattttttgtaaaaaagctTTGTTGCTTTGCTCTCccttctaaagtgttaccaaaccagaacattaaaacataaagGGTAccaatggtaacactttataataaaccttattaataatattaagctAAACAGATCATGAATTCATgtacatttgttaaaaatgaaacattcaaatatttatgaatatacatCAATTGCCGATCTGTTCAGCAGTACTGAATGTTTGTTAATGACTGGTTACTgcaagttattataaagtgttaccgaccgATCTTACCGCTGATGAATTCACCACAACAGTTCGTGGACGTCGCATTTTCTTCCGtaactgtatatatgtatatatataaaggttataTGATGTCCTGTTTACTGACAGTACAGCGTGTGGTAATTGATACATTACAGAATGCAGTTCTAACCTCAGGTCACATGATCCTGAACTCACCTCTAGAATGCCCTTCTTCTTGCCCTCCCTCTCCTCACTGTCTATATGGCCTGTCAGGATGCAGAAACAGTCTTTGCACACCTTGCTCATCTTATTCCCATCATATTCCAGAGTGGCTTTGTACTCTGAACACTTCCAGCAGACCAcctgaatgaaacagacatttcAGCACATGAAAAGcgatttcaaacaaatgtttttggtTTGCTGCCGCTTACGTATCCACAGGCCCGACAGTGATGTCTCCTGCGTGTGATGGCGTTAAAGGGCTCTTTGCACTTCATGCACATGGTCACCTCATTGTCTCGGATCCAACGAGGGGCTCTTTTACCCAGCTCTGATATCTTAAGTTCCTACACAGAAATATAGACATGATAtgataaaaacatatacaaacaaacataattaaatatttaattgttttaacttatttaatcattttaatttaattattaatttgaacaatttaaataactgaatatttgtcatttaattgttcatttcaataatatttaaaaaatattgtctcTTAGAACATAGTCCAGGTGAATATTACACTTCTACGAACACATACTGACCGCTATCTCCTCCACATCTTTGGAAGCTGACTTAAAGGTCTCATTTTTCTGGAGAGAGATGTGTATTGTTTCCTGGAATGCCTAAAACACAAATGAAGCCAATTTTAAAAATGGACTTCCAGTGACTTGATAATAATCAGCAAGTAACAGCtgatattgcatttttttacctTTATCCAGCTTTCTTTATCCTGTTCAGAGCTGTAATAAGGCAACAATTAAAACTATTTACCCTAAGGCAACCATTAAATACAACCTATATTGaatgatatacagtatgcatCATAAACGGCGGCACTTTTAGAAAGATGGCAAGCACAGATGGTCCGCTCTGTACCTGGCCTGCAGCTCCAGTGTCCGTTCCTTTCCGGAAACCTGAAAGGTGTGAGGATAATCCTCATTGTACGTCTCCATCACCTTCATGCCTTCAATCCCGATACGTGTGCGAACCGTAAACTTCTGTCCCACCAAGCTAAACTTGGGAACGCAGTACAGTAGCATGTTGTTGAACTGTGGGAAAAAGAGTTTTAAGATAATACATGGCCAAATGCTACTGTACTTGTCAATGTATTGCTATACAGTTACTTGTCCATACCAGGAAGAGATATCTGTCCATGGCTGAAGTGTTTCTAGCTGCCAGTTTTAGAATATGACCTTCCTTTATTAACTCATTTGAGGGGTTCACAATGTCCTCTTCCTCTCCCAGCATCTCATAAATCTCCAGCAATTTCTTAAGGTTTTCCTGAGAGACAGAAGACAGTATAAAGAGAAAGACCACAAAACAATCTTAAATATCCATTTTTTGAAGATGTTATTGAAAGAAGAGTCAGAGTTATTGAGTAAGTGACTGAACTGTATCTTTTAGAAAAGGAATTGTTAGACGTAATCTAGAGATTCAGTTGTACAGCAGAGGAAAAACACTCACTGTTTTCCTAATGGCGGTGTTGGAATGAGTGGCAGCCATGGCGATAATCTCTAAAGACTCTGCAAAGACAAGGATTTTACATTTAGGAAAGGTCATGTTTTAATTCTGGTTTGGGAATCTGCTCACTCTTGAACTCACTTTCAGCATCCCGCTGGTCTATGTGATCCTGAGGAAGTTTCTTCAGATAGTCTTTGAGCAGCATCTCGTATCGTGGCACTCTCTGAACAGGCTCCAACATGTGGTGCTGCAGCGACAGACTGCCACATGCTTCTTGACGCtaagcacacaaacatacacacataaatcTACAAACACTAAAGAaggcaaaaacaaacagatatatCCAGAAAGAGTAAAGCAATAAATGCCAGactgattaaagggatactccaccccaaaatgaacattttgtcattaatcacttacccccatgttgttccaaacctgcaaaagcttcattcgtcttccgaacacaatttaagatattttggatgaaaaccgggaggcctgtgattgtcccattgactggcaagtaaataacagtgtcaaggtccataaaaggtatgaaagtcattgtcagaatactccatctgccgtcAGATTATGCCATCTTCCGAgccacaaggatgctctgtttgtatgtgtatttagctttgatttgaaagaaaacagagcatccttgtggctcggatgatacagaagagcatacacagcatacggtgatatggagagacacagaggagactgtttacaaaggaattatttaataaagtcgctatttttgttttctttgcttccAAAAAGTGTCctcgttgcttcatataacccagattgcatgtctgatggcagatggagtattctgacgatgactttcataccttttatggcccttgacactgttatttacttggcagtctatgggacagtcacaggcctctaggttttcatccaaaatatcttaaattgtgttctgaagacgaacaaagcttttacaggtttggaacgacatggggtaagtgattaatgacaaaatgttcattttggggtggagtatccctttaaatcagatGTAATTTGGCTATTTTGAAATTATCTGTGGTAGTTCTCCCTTAAATCAGTATTGAAATCTACCAACATccttgttaattaataataaaaatgttctgttttttttttttttatttagagttttaaaaatatatatttttaaatctggcTATTGAAAGTAATAAACTGCAGTTTAAGACTATATACATCAATGATCACCTGGATTTCCAGAATGATGGCTTTAAATGGAGGCGATCGATCTGTCCATTGCTTCAGCAGATCCATAGCATGATCAAAGTTCTTCACATATTCAGCGTACATTTTTAGAAAGGGAGTGAGTTTCTGTAGGATGTCCCCAATGCGAGGTGTTGCCGTCCTGGAGGAAAAATCTCAGAGCATTAAGACAATATTCCTACTGATTAAACCCAAAACAATGTCTGCGAAGAGAGAGTGGGAATGTCTTACCATTCTCCCATGCGTTTTTCCAGGTCAGGCAGAAGAAACTGGCTGTGGAAGGTATGAATGGAAGAGATGttggaaaatatgtttttcaccACATCCATGGGGAACGTGTCTTTTCTGGCTTCTTCTATCAGCTTGGCATAAAACACCTGCAGAGCCAGAATTAGATGATGTATGATCTACTATCTTTAACTGAACAGTACTGGTTTCAAACTCAGGGTCTCGCAAGAGTTTGGTCAGtctataaaaaaagcaaaaaaagtatgCATACCCA
This genomic window contains:
- the LOC109104912 gene encoding FYVE, RhoGEF and PH domain-containing protein 4-like isoform X2; protein product: MSELRRNAIRRKSKPKRTVGSPVKECPGSADKASNPSCFPSKQSEEEETCVGVKIAQNKAIASHSPNEQDHRREKLSHGCRLSNKSVAGVNGRVSGRRPPLHPKPQVPPKPAHLQSPVTEVSFPLAAGTSPINPSMEGGGVGGAKGRGLVSNLISHFEENSHIDSRREGAPLKQVSRSPNCSPAHKNYQRQTEQPTDTSSAVNSEHHAVKPPNGVLNQKNREQDWNQDMDGITQDTVPVEGIDSQGLLNGDASDEAKKEIMDEDCVDPPHTHIEQAEEEKKEPEQDDVVMNSIPEQKETNEQKLYKIANELLQTEKAYVARLNLLDKVFYAKLIEEARKDTFPMDVVKNIFSNISSIHTFHSQFLLPDLEKRMGEWTATPRIGDILQKLTPFLKMYAEYVKNFDHAMDLLKQWTDRSPPFKAIILEIQRQEACGSLSLQHHMLEPVQRVPRYEMLLKDYLKKLPQDHIDQRDAEKSLEIIAMAATHSNTAIRKTENLKKLLEIYEMLGEEEDIVNPSNELIKEGHILKLAARNTSAMDRYLFLFNNMLLYCVPKFSLVGQKFTVRTRIGIEGMKVMETYNEDYPHTFQVSGKERTLELQASSEQDKESWIKAFQETIHISLQKNETFKSASKDVEEIAELKISELGKRAPRWIRDNEVTMCMKCKEPFNAITRRRHHCRACGYVVCWKCSEYKATLEYDGNKMSKVCKDCFCILTGHIDSEEREGKKKGILEIEAGQFSGNSIMCGFLQYCEKNKPWQKVWCVIPQKEALVLYLYRAPQDVKAQSTIPLLGYQVEDSARPTDPPASFRLSQSKSVHSFAAESEDVKQRWLKVIRMAVTGEVPKSPEENHSTEITQEPSSNGV
- the LOC109104912 gene encoding FYVE, RhoGEF and PH domain-containing protein 4-like isoform X3, which translates into the protein MGNGLRKMKHRRKYWFWPAKDKASNPSCFPSKQSEEEETCVGVKIAQNKAIASHSPNEQDHRREKLSHGCRLSNKSVAGVNGRVSGRRPPLHPKPQVPPKPAHLQSPVTEVSFPLAAGTSPINPSMEGGGVGGAKGRGLVSNLISHFEENSHIDSRREGAPLKQVSRSPNCSPAHKNYQRQTEQPTDTSSAVNSEHHAVKPPNGVLNQKNREQDWNQDMDGITQDTVPVEGIDSQGLLNGDASDEAKKEIMDEDCVDPPHTHIEQAEEEKKEPEQDDVVMNSIPEQKETNEQKLYKIANELLQTEKAYVARLNLLDKVFYAKLIEEARKDTFPMDVVKNIFSNISSIHTFHSQFLLPDLEKRMGEWTATPRIGDILQKLTPFLKMYAEYVKNFDHAMDLLKQWTDRSPPFKAIILEIQRQEACGSLSLQHHMLEPVQRVPRYEMLLKDYLKKLPQDHIDQRDAEKSLEIIAMAATHSNTAIRKTENLKKLLEIYEMLGEEEDIVNPSNELIKEGHILKLAARNTSAMDRYLFLFNNMLLYCVPKFSLVGQKFTVRTRIGIEGMKVMETYNEDYPHTFQVSGKERTLELQASSEQDKESWIKAFQETIHISLQKNETFKSASKDVEEIAELKISELGKRAPRWIRDNEVTMCMKCKEPFNAITRRRHHCRACGYVVCWKCSEYKATLEYDGNKMSKVCKDCFCILTGHIDSEEREGKKKGILEIEAGQFSGNSIMCGFLQYCEKNKPWQKVWCVIPQKEALVLYLYRAPQDVKAQSTIPLLGYQVEDSARPTDPPASFRLSQSKSVHSFAAESEDVKQRWLKVIRMAVTGEVPKSPEENHSTEITQEPSSNGV
- the LOC109104912 gene encoding FYVE, RhoGEF and PH domain-containing protein 4-like isoform X4 — its product is MEGGGVGGAKGRGLVSNLISHFEENSHIDSRREGAPLKQVSRSPNCSPAHKNYQRQTEQPTDTSSAVNSEHHAVKPPNGVLNQKNREQDWNQDMDGITQDTVPVEGIDSQGLLNGDASDEAKKEIMDEDCVDPPHTHIEQAEEEKKEPEQDDVVMNSIPEQKETNEQKLYKIANELLQTEKAYVARLNLLDKVFYAKLIEEARKDTFPMDVVKNIFSNISSIHTFHSQFLLPDLEKRMGEWTATPRIGDILQKLTPFLKMYAEYVKNFDHAMDLLKQWTDRSPPFKAIILEIQRQEACGSLSLQHHMLEPVQRVPRYEMLLKDYLKKLPQDHIDQRDAEKSLEIIAMAATHSNTAIRKTENLKKLLEIYEMLGEEEDIVNPSNELIKEGHILKLAARNTSAMDRYLFLFNNMLLYCVPKFSLVGQKFTVRTRIGIEGMKVMETYNEDYPHTFQVSGKERTLELQASSEQDKESWIKAFQETIHISLQKNETFKSASKDVEEIAELKISELGKRAPRWIRDNEVTMCMKCKEPFNAITRRRHHCRACGYVVCWKCSEYKATLEYDGNKMSKVCKDCFCILTGHIDSEEREGKKKGILEIEAGQFSGNSIMCGFLQYCEKNKPWQKVWCVIPQKEALVLYLYRAPQDVKAQSTIPLLGYQVEDSARPTDPPASFRLSQSKSVHSFAAESEDVKQRWLKVIRMAVTGEVPKSPEENHSTEITQEPSSNGV
- the LOC109104912 gene encoding FYVE, RhoGEF and PH domain-containing protein 4-like isoform X1 codes for the protein MSDTFKVSCISPLFSVLLLLKMEKHLKTQTQTKTHWRTMSRADKASNPSCFPSKQSEEEETCVGVKIAQNKAIASHSPNEQDHRREKLSHGCRLSNKSVAGVNGRVSGRRPPLHPKPQVPPKPAHLQSPVTEVSFPLAAGTSPINPSMEGGGVGGAKGRGLVSNLISHFEENSHIDSRREGAPLKQVSRSPNCSPAHKNYQRQTEQPTDTSSAVNSEHHAVKPPNGVLNQKNREQDWNQDMDGITQDTVPVEGIDSQGLLNGDASDEAKKEIMDEDCVDPPHTHIEQAEEEKKEPEQDDVVMNSIPEQKETNEQKLYKIANELLQTEKAYVARLNLLDKVFYAKLIEEARKDTFPMDVVKNIFSNISSIHTFHSQFLLPDLEKRMGEWTATPRIGDILQKLTPFLKMYAEYVKNFDHAMDLLKQWTDRSPPFKAIILEIQRQEACGSLSLQHHMLEPVQRVPRYEMLLKDYLKKLPQDHIDQRDAEKSLEIIAMAATHSNTAIRKTENLKKLLEIYEMLGEEEDIVNPSNELIKEGHILKLAARNTSAMDRYLFLFNNMLLYCVPKFSLVGQKFTVRTRIGIEGMKVMETYNEDYPHTFQVSGKERTLELQASSEQDKESWIKAFQETIHISLQKNETFKSASKDVEEIAELKISELGKRAPRWIRDNEVTMCMKCKEPFNAITRRRHHCRACGYVVCWKCSEYKATLEYDGNKMSKVCKDCFCILTGHIDSEEREGKKKGILEIEAGQFSGNSIMCGFLQYCEKNKPWQKVWCVIPQKEALVLYLYRAPQDVKAQSTIPLLGYQVEDSARPTDPPASFRLSQSKSVHSFAAESEDVKQRWLKVIRMAVTGEVPKSPEENHSTEITQEPSSNGV
- the LOC109104912 gene encoding FYVE, RhoGEF and PH domain-containing protein 4-like isoform X5, with the translated sequence MDGITQDTVPVEGIDSQGLLNGDASDEAKKEIMDEDCVDPPHTHIEQAEEEKKEPEQDDVVMNSIPEQKETNEQKLYKIANELLQTEKAYVARLNLLDKVFYAKLIEEARKDTFPMDVVKNIFSNISSIHTFHSQFLLPDLEKRMGEWTATPRIGDILQKLTPFLKMYAEYVKNFDHAMDLLKQWTDRSPPFKAIILEIQRQEACGSLSLQHHMLEPVQRVPRYEMLLKDYLKKLPQDHIDQRDAEKSLEIIAMAATHSNTAIRKTENLKKLLEIYEMLGEEEDIVNPSNELIKEGHILKLAARNTSAMDRYLFLFNNMLLYCVPKFSLVGQKFTVRTRIGIEGMKVMETYNEDYPHTFQVSGKERTLELQASSEQDKESWIKAFQETIHISLQKNETFKSASKDVEEIAELKISELGKRAPRWIRDNEVTMCMKCKEPFNAITRRRHHCRACGYVVCWKCSEYKATLEYDGNKMSKVCKDCFCILTGHIDSEEREGKKKGILEIEAGQFSGNSIMCGFLQYCEKNKPWQKVWCVIPQKEALVLYLYRAPQDVKAQSTIPLLGYQVEDSARPTDPPASFRLSQSKSVHSFAAESEDVKQRWLKVIRMAVTGEVPKSPEENHSTEITQEPSSNGV